From the genome of Blautia pseudococcoides, one region includes:
- the trxA gene encoding thioredoxin has translation MSVNTIEKTKFQTEVLESPKPVVVDFWAPWCGYCRRLAPAVDRLEAEINGKVTVSKADIDALPEIAQQYGIDTIPTLILFKDGKEADRVVNPPSQDAIEEWLKANQVI, from the coding sequence ATGTCAGTAAACACAATCGAAAAAACAAAATTCCAAACAGAAGTATTAGAATCCCCAAAACCGGTGGTTGTAGACTTTTGGGCTCCGTGGTGCGGTTACTGCCGCAGACTTGCCCCTGCGGTAGACAGGCTGGAAGCGGAAATTAACGGTAAAGTCACAGTGTCCAAAGCAGATATCGACGCACTTCCGGAAATAGCCCAGCAGTACGGGATAGACACTATCCCCACACTGATCCTGTTTAAAGACGGAAAAGAAGCAGACCGTGTCGTCAACCCTCCCTCCCAGGATGCAATAGAAGAGTGGCTGAAGGCCAATCAGGTGATCTGA
- the glsA gene encoding glutaminase A → MISQNCLHDALSYGKCFTGLGRPADYIPELARVNKHQLGVCIVSLDGEILKEGAYDRPFTIQSISKLVSLILALHDRGGEYLFQDKVGVEPTGDPFNSIIKLETRTRPFNPFINAGAITVASCIEGKDTEERFGRFLTYIRHLCNNDEIYLNENVYLSEKSTGDRNRALAYYLKASGILEGDVEECLDFYFRMCSVDVTALDIANLSAVLANHGTNPFTGENLIEPSCAKALRALMLTCGMYDGSGRFAMKVGFPAKSGVGGGIAAVVVDRMGIGVYGPALDEKGNSIGGIKILEYLAKKLDCSLF, encoded by the coding sequence ATGATATCACAGAATTGCCTGCACGATGCCCTGTCCTACGGAAAATGTTTTACAGGTCTTGGACGGCCGGCAGATTACATTCCGGAGCTTGCCCGGGTCAACAAGCACCAGCTTGGTGTCTGCATTGTAAGTCTGGACGGGGAAATTCTAAAAGAGGGGGCTTATGACAGGCCTTTCACTATACAGAGCATTTCCAAACTGGTCTCCCTGATCCTTGCGCTCCATGACAGAGGAGGGGAATATCTTTTTCAGGACAAGGTAGGTGTGGAGCCTACAGGGGACCCCTTTAACTCCATCATAAAACTGGAGACCAGGACACGGCCCTTTAACCCCTTCATCAATGCCGGTGCCATCACAGTGGCAAGCTGTATTGAGGGAAAGGATACGGAGGAGCGATTTGGACGGTTCCTCACCTACATCCGGCATCTGTGCAACAATGATGAAATTTATCTGAATGAGAATGTCTATCTCTCCGAAAAAAGCACAGGGGACCGGAACCGTGCCCTGGCATACTATCTGAAGGCATCCGGCATCTTAGAGGGAGATGTGGAAGAATGCCTGGATTTTTATTTCCGTATGTGTTCTGTGGACGTGACGGCGCTTGATATTGCTAATCTGAGCGCCGTGCTGGCAAATCACGGGACAAATCCTTTTACAGGGGAAAATCTCATTGAACCCTCCTGCGCCAAAGCGCTCCGGGCACTGATGCTCACCTGCGGCATGTACGACGGTTCCGGAAGGTTTGCCATGAAAGTGGGATTTCCGGCCAAAAGCGGCGTGGGCGGAGGAATTGCCGCTGTGGTTGTGGACCGGATGGGAATCGGTGTGTACGGGCCGGCCCTGGATGAGAAAGGAAACAGTATTGGAGGAATAAAAATTCTGGAATATCTGGCGAAAAAGCTGGACTGCAGTCTTTTTTAA
- the trxB gene encoding thioredoxin-disulfide reductase, protein MRQDIYDVAVIGGGPGGYTAALYCARSGLSVLVLEKLSPGGQMATTSMVDNYPGFEEGIDGFELGEKMQRGAERFGAETAFVNVTAVDLKNDIKVIDTSKGQVKARAVVLATGASPREIGLPEEASLRGRGVAYCAACDGMMYRNKTVVVVGGGNSAAADALYLSKICKKVYLVHRRDTLRASNIYLEPLKNSSVEFIWNSQVKEILHDKKVTGVVVENLEGQRSEISCDGVFAAIGRVPDTELFKGQTKLDGQGYIQADESTRTNLPGVFAVGDVRTKPLRQIVTAASDGAVASHFIEEYLV, encoded by the coding sequence ATGAGACAAGACATATATGATGTGGCTGTTATCGGCGGAGGACCCGGCGGATATACGGCGGCTCTCTACTGTGCCAGAAGCGGGCTTTCGGTTCTGGTACTGGAAAAATTGTCACCGGGCGGACAGATGGCAACCACCAGTATGGTTGACAACTACCCCGGATTTGAGGAGGGTATTGACGGCTTTGAACTTGGAGAGAAGATGCAGCGGGGAGCCGAGCGCTTCGGTGCGGAGACGGCCTTTGTAAATGTGACTGCCGTAGATTTGAAAAATGATATAAAGGTGATCGACACATCCAAAGGCCAGGTAAAGGCAAGGGCAGTAGTGCTCGCGACCGGGGCTTCCCCAAGAGAGATCGGACTGCCCGAGGAAGCCTCCCTGCGGGGACGGGGCGTTGCGTATTGTGCCGCCTGTGATGGTATGATGTACCGCAATAAGACCGTAGTTGTAGTAGGCGGCGGCAACAGTGCTGCGGCAGATGCCCTGTACCTCTCCAAAATATGTAAAAAGGTCTATCTGGTCCACAGGAGAGATACGCTGCGGGCTTCAAACATTTATCTGGAACCCCTGAAGAACAGCAGTGTGGAATTTATCTGGAACAGCCAGGTAAAAGAAATTCTGCATGATAAAAAGGTGACAGGTGTTGTGGTGGAGAATCTTGAAGGACAGCGGTCAGAGATTTCCTGCGACGGTGTATTTGCAGCCATTGGCAGGGTTCCCGACACGGAACTATTTAAAGGCCAGACAAAACTTGACGGCCAGGGTTATATTCAGGCGGACGAGTCAACCAGAACCAACCTGCCCGGTGTGTTTGCAGTCGGTGACGTGAGGACAAAACCCCTGCGGCAGATCGTGACGGCAGCCTCAGACGGCGCGGTTGCATCCCACTTTATTGAGGAATACCTGGTATAA